The proteins below come from a single Aspergillus oryzae RIB40 DNA, chromosome 5 genomic window:
- a CDS encoding putative extracellular cellulase CelA/allergen Asp F7-like (predicted protein), which translates to MKYQRLASLGLAALSVTGSVSASPLIRHEGESVCPSGYTQSVYYVTVTASSTPASTSSVEPTTTIESTSTVTETTVITPEIPAQSPTSTPVEIPAPVETPAPVETPSPAETPAPVETNTPVEPTTSSSTTETPVVAPTIATPSTADVQPTEVVAEPSTSSSSTEEPTATPIAAETPSTTVDAQPTTAAAAPTTKQLKLSTTSTAAPAASVTSSSTGSSSSSSSSSESNSGEATFYGGNLSGGACSFTGYTLPSNLFGTALGSPRWDNAAECGACVAVTGPNGNTIKAMIVDKCPECDSNHLDLFQSAFTELADISKGVIDITWNYVSCDIDTPLKLKNKEGTSAYWFSMQVVNANEAVTSLEVSTDGGSTWQSTTRSDYNYFENSSGFGTATVDVRVTGKSGKVVTVNNVSVSSGVEVTAGGNV; encoded by the exons ATGAAATACCAACGTCTTGCCTCCCTGGGCCTTGCTGCCCTGAGTGTTACCGGATCTGTCTCTGCAAGCCCTCTCATTCGACATGAGGGCGAGTCCGTGTGTCCTTCAGGTTACACACAGAGCGTCTACTATGTGACTGTTACTGCTAGTTCCACGCCGGCGTCGACTTCATCAGTTGAGCCAACTACAACTATAGAGTCCACGTCGACCGTCACGGAGACTACAGTCATCACCCCGGAGATTCCAGCCCAATCTCCTACATCCACCCCGGTTGAAATTCCTGCTCCTGTTGAAACTCCTGCCCCGGTTGAGACCCCTTCTCCAGCTGAGACTCCTGCTCCTGTGGAGACCAACACTCCTGTCGAGCCTACCACTTCATCATCTACCACCGAGACACCCGTGGTGGCTCCAACCATTGCTACACCCTCCACGGCTGATGTCCAGCCCACAGAAGTAGTCGCCGAGCCTTctacttcatcctcttccaccgAAGAGCCAACAGCAACCCCAATTGCTGCTGAGACACCTTCTACTACTGTTGATGCCCAACCCACAACCGCCGCTGCCGCCCCTACAACCAAGCAGCTCAAGCTATCGACCACCAGCACAGCTGCCCCAGCTGCTTCCGTcacctcttcatccaccgGCTCATCCTctagcagcagcagcagcagcgaaTCTAACTCTGGCGAAGCCACCTTCTACGGCGGCAACCTCTCCGGCGGAGCATGCTCCTTCACAGGCTACACACTCCCCTCCAACCTCTTCGGAACAGCCCTCGGCTCGCCCCGGTGGGACAACGCCGCCGAATGTGGTGCCTGCGTTGCCGTAACAGGCCCTAACGGAAACACTATCAAGGCTATG ATCGTCGACAAATGCCCCGAATGCGACTCCAACCACCTCGACCTCTTCCAATCGGCCTTCACCGAGCTAGCCGACATCTCCAAAGGCGTAATCGACATCACCTGGAACTACGTCTCCTGCGATATCGACACGCCCCTGAAACTCAAGAATAAGGAGGGTACCTCCGCGTACTGGTTCTCGATGCAGGTCGTTAATGCCAATGAGGCCGTTACCTCGTTGGAGGTCAGTACTGATGGTGGAAGTACTTGGCAGAGCACTACGCGCTCGGACTATAACTACTTCGAGAATAGTTCCGGATTCGGGACGGCGACGGTTGATGTGAGGGTTACTGGGAAGAGTGGGAAGGTTGTGACGGTCAACAATGTGAGTGTTTCTTCTGGAGTGGAGGTTACTGCTGGGGGGAATGTTTAG
- a CDS encoding putative HLH DNA binding protein (Penr2) (helix loop helix transcription factor EB), with protein sequence MSDPSLGATDGMNNKRKRESTDSTGPDAQRLNRSSNGSNGSIPAPDTQPNFGHASLGSYDTHGLPGAASELNIDQQILQHVGPQNGISDENALTAKAALAAHQPQNKYPPPPDATFDSSLPHGLTFGDEMGQAIGGAHGHNSTAAAVYAAREAQSMNQKPSVGSPEWHQIRKNNHKEVERRRREAINEGINQIARLVPNCDKNKGAILQRAIEYICQLHDEKKAMSERWEQNNMTTSHAINEISAQNSKLKVEVNRRGDIALKWLQRCRDAGLEFDDYEEAKELEPLEVDQGQV encoded by the exons ATGTCCGATCCCTCATTGGGTGCCACTGATGGCAtgaacaacaagagaaaacGCGAAAGCACTGACAGCACCGGACCTGATGCTCAGCGACTGAACCGCTCCTCCAACGGAAGTAACGGCAGTATTCCAGCCCCCGATACCCAACCTAATTTCGGCCATGCCTCGCTTGGCTCTTATGATACGCATGGCCTCCCTGGTGCAGCATCGGAGCTTAACATTGACCAGCAAATTCTCCAACATGTCGGTCCGCAGAACGGTATCTCTGATGAGAATGCTCTGACAGCTAAAGCTGCTTTAGCCGCGCACCAACCGCAGAATAAATACCCACCTCCCCCAGACGCGACATTTGACAGTAGCCTTCCACACGGCCTGACCTTCGGAGATGAAATGGGCCAAGCGATAGGTGGCGCTCATGGTCACAATtccactgctgctgctgtctATGCTGCGCGCGAAGCGCAAAGCATGAACCAAAAGCCCTCCGTTGGGTCGCCGGAATGGCATCAAATCCGCAAGAACAACCACAAAGAAG TGGAACGTCGACGCCGTGAGGCGATCAATGAAGGTATCAATCAAATTGCTCGTCTTGTTCCGAATTGCGATAAGAACAAGGGTGCTATTCTGCAACGCGCGATTGAATACATCTGTCAACTTCATGACGAAAAGAAGGCGATGAGCGAGCGATGGGAACAGAATAACATGACTACGAGTCATGCCATCAACGAAATCAGCGCACAGAACTCCAAATTAAAAGTCGAAGTTAATCGCCGTGGGGATATTGCGCTCAAGTGGCTGCAACGCTGTCGCGATGCGGGCCTCGAGTTTGACGATTATGAGGAGGCCAAGGAGCTGGAACCTCTGGAGGTTGATCAGGGCCAGGTTTGA
- a CDS encoding putative protein N-terminal asparagine amidohydrolase (carbon-nitrogen hydrolase) — protein sequence MRIATLQFAPILGDVEGNIRRANELLQNGKVLGGVGIGVDVLKPEILILPELALTGYNFPSLEAIKPYLESAGKGPSATWARDTARRYQCKVCVGYPEVEEAGTSQADGSNSQQETYYNSLLVVDENGEVLHNYRKTFLYYTDETWAAEGDVKRGFRKLTFRNSQEQNSPSTNVATSFGICMDINPYKFQTPFTAWEFANRVLDSKSQLVVLSMAWLTSLGREELDALAGEPEMDTFNYWIQRFWPLIKKRLRHEVNLDGDDADSGKKTVIVFANRAGEEPGPEGTNPVLYAGTSAIIAVTQRPRRPSADGETSAADKGSGNGSDEDESGDKDASPFDVKILCWDMMAATAEGICFADTTMDPKMVFGLVKASR from the exons ATGAGGATTGCCACCTTACAGTTTGCCCCGATACTGGGGGATGTAGAAGGCAACATCAGACGGGCCAATGAATTGCTGCAGAATGGCAAAGTGCTAGGAGGTGTAGGGATTGGTGTCGACGTTTTGAAACCGGAGATTCTGATATTGCCTGAGTTAGCTTTGACTG GTTATAACTTCCCTTCGCTGGAGGCTATCAAGCCATATCTGGAGTCCGCGGGGAAGGGCCCATCAGCCACTTGGGCACGGGACACCGCTAGACGCTACCAATGTAAAGTGTGCGTTGGGTATCCTGAAGTCGAGGAAGCGGGGACAAGCCAAGCAGATGGTTCGAATAGCCAGCAGGAGACGTACTACAACTCTCTTCTGGTGGTCGACGAGAACGGGGAAGTTCTGCACAACTATCGCAAGACGTTTCTGTACTATACAGATGAGACATGGGCCGCAGAGGGTGATGTGAAGAGGGGCTTTCGTAAGCTTACCTTTAGAAATTCGCAAGAGCAGAATTCTCCCAGCACCAATGTCGCCACTTCATTCGGTATATGCATGGATATCAACCCGTATAAGTTTCAGACACCGTTCACCGCATGGGAATTCGCGAACCGAGTACTGGATTCGAAGTCTCAGCTAGTCGTCCTTTCTATGGCTTGGCTGACATCGTTGGGCCGGGAAGAACTCGACGCCCTCGCTGGAGAGCCGGAAATGGATACCTTCAACTACTGGATCCAGCGGTTTTGGCCCCTCATCAAGAAACGCTTGCGTCATGAGGTTAACTTGGATGGGGACGATGCTGACTCTGGCAAGAAGACTGTTATTGTTTTTGCGAATCGGGCGGGAGAGGAACCTGGTCCTGAGGGAACCAACCCGGTTCTGTACGCTGGCACGAGTGCTATTATTGCTGTTACGCAACGGCCGCGACGCCCCTCCGCGGATGGAGAAACTAGTGCTGCGGACAAAGGTTCTGGGAATGGGtccgatgaggatgagagTGGGGACAAGGATGCATCGCCGTTTGATGTGAAAATACTGTGCTGGGATATGATGGCCGCGACAGCCGAAGGAATTTGCTTTGCGGATACTACGATGGACCCCAAAATGGTTTTCGGTTTAGTTAAAGCTAGTAGATGA
- a CDS encoding uncharacterized protein (predicted protein) — protein sequence MALSSIKPLPKLPILEQIESMTRKPAAEPKPEPPKPSQVDEDELLLSAARIAAESLRSGPRLIDSWSTRPSEPRRSSFSPRGSFSSSYSFSRSQSPQSLVNGHDLALAPDTDLGLGRTLSRTEQRLRMTGGKGLAYKPLDFTPKKKRKSK from the coding sequence ATGGCGCTTTCTTCTATCAAACCTCTACCGAAGCTTCCGATCCTAGAACAAATCGAGTCCATGACGCGGAAGCCAGCAGCCGAACCAAAACCCGAGCCTCCAAAGCCTAGTCAagtcgacgaggatgagctcCTTCTCTCCGCTGCCCGTATCGCTGCTGAATCTCTCAGGAGTGGTCCAAGACTCATAGACAGCTGGTCTACTAGGCCATCTGAACCTCGGCGCTCGTCTTTCAGCCCCCGAGGCAGTTTCTCTTCGTCATATTCCTTCTCCCGGAGTCAGTCGCCCCAGTCACTTGTGAACGGACATGACCTTGCACTTGCCCCTGACACTGATCTCGGACTGGGCCGCACATTGTCTCGCACCGAACAAAGACTTCGCATGACGGGTGGCAAAGGGCTGGCCTATAAGCCACTGGACTTTACCCctaaaaagaaacgaaaatCCAAATAA
- a CDS encoding SAC3/GANP family protein (nuclear protein export factor) — protein MTAPRATRGHGRGSGAVGNTWRKPDSNDGPSANSASPFAQLKHNLKLDRAKQREKAIREGQMADPNQPTSLNQAITPVGTCTSMCPEFERVERIVQKMVDKSEKVFMSISITNLETKMLKRFRRSAAGYDEQLPSDIRTPKTLLQTMNYLIRHVIGGPEPLGLIHKFVWDRTRSIRNDFSVQQLTQEDHVKMAVTCLERIARFHIVSLHLLSSPANEEPFDHHQEREQLNNTMLSLMYYYDDNRGRISFPNEDEFRAYYIIFSILDQRPDLEARVQKWPAELRNSPRVQLALELLAAAGNGWEYQGTLDSKRQNAIAQGFYERFFSLVDSPAVSYLMACVAEIYFNNVRLTAIRSIWKGYCRYPSSQQHKNEEWTVDELKKVLYFDDAEQTIKFCEEQDLEFAENANGDLYLNWGSRNFDSVGMCNSRRRNRLIFFVS, from the exons ATGACGGCTCCCAGGGCTACTCGTGGCCACGGCCGAGGGAGTGGTGCTGTGGGAAATACCTGGCGCAAACCCGACTCGAACGATGGTCCATCCGCAAATTCGGCTTCGCCTTTCGCTCAATTGAAACATAAC CTCAAACTCGATAGGGCTaagcagagagagaaagcaatTAGGGAAGGACAAATGGCGGATCCAAACCAACCAACTTCTTTGAACCAAGCTATTACACCTGTCGGAACATGTACTAGCATGTGTCCGGAGTTTGAACGCGTTGAGCGCATTGTTCAGAAAATGGTTGATAAGAGTGAAAAGGTATTTATGTCGATCAGTATCACT AACCTGGAAACAAAAATGCTCAAACGTTTCCGAAGATCGGCTGCTGGCTATGACGAGCAGCTTCCATCCGATATTCGAACACCAAAGACTCTTCTCCAGACCATGAACTATTTAATCCGTCATGTAATCGGCGGACCCGAGCCCCTGGGGCTGATTCATAAGTTTGTTTGGGATCGAACTCGATCTATTCGCAATGACTTCTCGGTCCAACAACTTACTCAAGAAGACCATGTAAAAATGGCAGTCACTTGTCTAGAGAGGATTGCTCGTTTTCACATTGTATCACTCCATTTGCTTTCTAGCCCTGCCAACGAAGAACCGTTCGATCATCACCAGGAACGTGAACAGCTTAACAATACGATGTTGTCGCTGATGTACTACTATGATGACAATCGGGGTCGCATCTCGTTTCCAAACGAAGATGAATTCCGCGCGTATTATATCatcttttctattctcgATCAGCGGCCTGACTTGGAAGCGCGTGTCCAGAAGTGGCCAGCTGAACTACGCAACTCTCCGCGGGTGCAATTAGCACTGGAACTActggctgctgctggtaaTGGGTGGGAGTATCAGGGGACACTGGACTCTAAAAGGCAAAACGCAATTGCACAGGGTTTTTACGAGCGCTTTTTCAGTCTGGTAGACTCTCCAGCTGTTTCGTATTTGATGGCCTGTGTTGCAGAGATCTACTTCAACAACGTGCGGCTGACTGCTATCCGCTCAATTTGGAAGGGGTATTGCCGTTATCCGTCTTCTCAGCAACATAAAAACGAAGAATGGACTGTGGATGAGTTAAAGAAGGTGCTATACTTTGACGACGCTGAACAGACTATCAAGTTTTGCGAAGAACAGGACTTGGAATTTGCTGAAAACGCAAATGGCGATCTATATTTGAATTGGGGAAGCCGTAACTTTGACTCAGTCGGTATGTGTAACTCTCGACGACGAAACCGCTTGATCTTTTTTGTCAGTTGA
- a CDS encoding uncharacterized protein (predicted protein), whose amino-acid sequence MGASLYGYPRPEDYSRHVKRRKASFQEHAIEPHFPEPVEEVPASTSMVGIEIGDTEKILEYYENALKHFQQLNCRQIAKAFIKFIEPRKQVKHPYNGGKPRAGAASGEKGDPEKTKPEWWPAGVVHKEPDHLRKEQRIRLLIHIVRKLGKFGITPDKLQEVAHDSKRQLRPTSKIEVLDEVFKVRRMEERYELGEVDANCLVYVQNRDASSKDKDSDTISEPEQKFEPEDLEEADDEFLTPPSSAEQASSFTSSVDMTMGGHGRPMHMGGDRGQLFPLPESLSFGEQSTHERSYYGNSEYPDEYSHPILKTPVTSGLVTPNEQPNAFDYLQAPFSASTTGEPIISHQRPTALPLQQSVSQFDSWTSSYRQSMFNPMEYSSAPAQNIPQHMPYHMPVATPSHAAELAHTPHGLPKGNPFRTGSLSHPHMIPHHA is encoded by the exons ATGGGAGCATCGCTGTATGGCTACCCGCGTCCCGAAGACTATTCTCGCCATGTAAAGCGTCGCAAGGCTTCCTTCCAAGAACATGCTATTGAGCCACATTTTCCTGAACCAGTTGAGGAAGTACCTGCCTCCACAAGCATGGTCGGCATTGAAATTGGGGATACTGAGAAGATCCTCGAGTACTATGAGAATGCCTTGAAGCATTTCCAGCAGCTTAATTGCCGCCAGATCGCCAAAGCTTTCATCAAATTCATCGAACCTCGGAAGCAAGTTAAGCATCCTTACAATGGAGGCAAGCCTCGAGCTGGAGCTGCCTCAGGTGAGAAGGGAGATCCGGAGAAGACCAAGCCTGAGTGGTGGCCAGCGGGAGTTGTCCACAAGGAGCCCGACCACCTCAGGAAAGAGC AGCGCATTCGACTCCTTATCCACATCGTGCGTAAGCTCGGGAAATTTGGAATCACCCCCGACAAGCTGCAAGAGGTTGCACATGATTCTAAGAGACAGCTGAGACCTACCTCAAAGATTGAGGTCTTAGACGAGGTTTTCAAAGTGCGGAGGATGGAAGAGAGATATGAGCTTGGTGAAGTTG ATGCGAACTGTCTCGTTTATGTCCAGAACAGGGATGCCAGCTCAAAGGACAAAGACTCCGACACCATCAGTGAGCCAGAACAAAAATTCGAGCCCGAAGACCTTGAGGAAGCCGATGACGAGTTCCTGACACCTCCATCGTCGGCCGAACAAGCTTCCTCGTTCACATCCTCCGTTGACATGACTATGGGTGGACACGGCCGTCCCATGCACATGGGAGGAGACAGAGGCCAACTGTTCCCATTGCCTGAATCACTGAGTTTCGGAGAGCAATCTACACATGAACGCTCGTATTATGGCAACTCTGAGTACCCCGATGAATACTCCCATCCTATTCTTAAGACGCCCGTAACATCAGGGCTTGTTACTCCAAACGAACAGCCCAATGCTTTTGATTACTTACAGGCCCCGTTTTCAGCTTCGACAACAGGAGAACCGATAATCTCTCACCAGCGCCCGACAGCCTTGCCATTGCAGCAATCCGTTAGTCAGTTTGATTCCTGGACATCATCATACCGACAGAGCATGTTCAACCCTATGGAGTATAGCTCTGCGCCCGCTCAGAACATTCCCCAACATATGCCTTACCATATGCCGGTCGCTACCCCTTCGCACGCAGCAGAGCTGGCTCATACTCCTCACGGCCTGCCGAAAGGAAACCCCTTCCGCACGGGATCCTTAAGTCACCCTCATATGATACCTCACCATGCATAA